From Pagrus major chromosome 18, Pma_NU_1.0, a single genomic window includes:
- the elp1 gene encoding elongator complex protein 1 yields the protein MRNLKLLKSLRSSELQGPGSPQCLAVRADTGSLLVASHYSITEYDPRTGQVVSEASLTAESFLPEDGSGTVVGLQDLAELESACLATAGGDVVLFNLNTCQLECVGSVDSGLTSMSWSPDEELVVLTTGQETIIMMTKDFEPITEVGIHQDDFGEGKFITVGWGKKETQFHGSEGKQAAQRRIQEVQPAAAWDDRRPRVTWRGDGQLFAVSAVCPQTGARKVRVWNREGVLQATSETINGLEQALCWKPSGSLIASTQRHPNKHSVVFMEKNGLLHGDFTLPFSKDQARVKDLLWNSDSTVLAVWLEDMTAGEDKQVNTYIQLWTMGNYHWYLKQSLDFGRDSQKAPVCVYWDPERPLKLHVVTHGWTSITYDWGWTTERSPGLDATDNASVAVIDGDKILVTSFRQCVVPPPMCAFELQLSSPVNQVTFLCQPQRTNQLAALTSDGQISVYSPDTGEKADKIENGFRTVSRPLVLHKTFRVKVDQEQPLALRQLLWLEDELFVGVSSALLPTSSTLLMLHPAQDADDTLAVRSEIEVDGVVVSMVHCFQSGTVALQLEDGQIRKLLWDCPELSVEDWRDSSGCSINFPVSCVQTALCSISGEECVLGLTDRSHLYAGDTELASNISSFVVCNDFLLITTHSHTCRCLQLSTLSVKGLQAALASDGGQNDETLRRVERGSRIVTVVPQDTRVILQMPRGNLETVHHRALLLAQLRKWLDSLRFRDAFECMKKLRINMNLIYDHNPKVFLENIETFITQLSSINHINLFLTELKEEDTTSSMYPRPEGSPVQTQPVSGQKKVDVVCDALRSTMESMGPNKFFLSILTAHVKKTVPELEIALQKVHELRVNPPDSPGAVSAEEALKYLLFLVNVNDLYEHSLGTYDFDLVLMVAEKSQKDPKEYLPFLNMLKSLEPNYQRYTIDKHLKRYRKALQHLSKCGDEHFPEALQLVKEQKLYSEALRLYTADGPHYKALSCAYAQHLVEQQQAEQAGLLLWRCGELTSALQAFAGSSSWRNAICVAQQMPLPPDQLALLARDLAEKLTEQRRYSEAALLLDQYAKDCEEAILALITGAIWEEALRLIYMHNRQDITETNLKPALLEAVSAQAAFLEAQAATFSRHRTRLAVVREQKEKARLDMLDEDGPDCPDAELYSEASSVMTGSKYSQSNSRVSSRSSKNRRKAERKKLSLKEGSPMEDRALMYALSEIIITVDKMREEVHSLLKALVLFQFDKQAEKIQLTYEEALQMMEAAVPEVWPEGLQNSQAPLTGPNSTANSIMASFQQQQQQRPAASQQAAEVPTPPKMRNGVKWKLTVLT from the exons ATGCGGAATTTGAAGCTGCTGAAGAGCCTGCGGAGCTCGGAGCTGCAGGGTCCAGGCTCACCACAGTGTCTGGCTGTGCGGGCTGACACCGGCTCGCTGCTGGTCGCTTCTCACTACTCCATCACAGAGTATGACCCACGAACTGGCCAG GTGGTGAGTGAGGCCTCGTTGACAGCCGAGAGTTTCCTCCCAGAGGATGGCAGCGGTACAGTGGTTGGACTGCAGGACCTGGCGGAACTCGAGTCGGCGTGTTTGGCCACAGCTGGTGGCGATGTTGTCCTCTTCAACCTCAACACCTGCCAG TTGGAGTGTGTTGGCAGTGTGGACAGCGGTCTGACCTCGATGAGTTGGAGTCCTGATGAAGAGCTTGTCGTTCTCACTACTG GTCAAGAAACGATCATCATGATGACCAAAGACTTTGAGCCGATCACTGAGGTTGGAATCCACCAGGATGACTTTGGTGAAG ggaagTTCATCACAGTTGGTTGGGGAAAGAAGGAGACTCAGTTCCATGGCTCAGAGGGTAAACAGGCAGCACAGAGGAGGATCCAG GAGGTGCAGCCAGCTGCAGCCTGGGACGACCGCAGGCCTCGGGTGACGTGGCGAGGTGATGGTCAGCTGTTTGCTGTCAGTGCCGTCTGTCCTCAAACCGGAGCTAGGAAGGTCCGAGTCTGGAACAGAGAGGGTGTCCTGCAGGCCACCAGTGAGACTATCAATGGCCTGGAGCAGGCGCTCTGCTGGAA ACCCTCAGGCAGCCTGATAGCGAGCACTCAGCGTCATCCCAACAAACATAGTGTGGTTTTCATGGAGAAGAACGGACTACTGCACGGCGACTTCACTCTCCCATTCAGCAAAGATCAGGCCAGG gtgaaGGATCTGCTGTGGAACAGTGACTCCACTGTGTTAGCTGTTTGGTTGGAGGACATGACCGCTGGAGAAGACAAACAAGTCAACACTTACA TCCAGCTGTGGACGATGGGGAACTATCACTGGTATCTGAAGCAGAGTCTGGACTTTGGCAGAGATTCTCAGAAGGCTCCGGTCTGTGTCTACTGGGACCCTGAGCGCCCATTAAAACTCCACGTGGTGACCCACGGCTGGACCAGCATCACCTATGACTGGGGCTGGACTACTGAGAGGAGCCCCGGGCTGGACGCCACCGACAACGCCAGCGTGGCTGTGATTGATGGAG ATAAAATCCTGGTGACATCCTTCAGGCAGTGTGTGGTTCCTCCACCCATGTGTGCATTTGAGCTGCAGCTGTCATCGCCAGTCAACCAGGTGACCTTCCTCTGCCAACCTCAGAGGACCAATCAGCTGGCAGCATTGACTTCTGATGGACAGATCTCAGTCTACAGCCCAG ATACAGGAGAAAAGGCtgacaaaatagaaaatggatTCCGGACGGTGTCTCGTCCCCTGGTCCTCCACAAAACTTTTAG AGTGAAGGTTGACCAGGAACAGCCTCTGGCCCTGCGGCAGCTGCTGTGGTTGGAGGACGAGCTGTTTGTGGGTgtgagctctgctctgctgccaaCTTCCTCCACCCTGCTGATGCTCCACCCTGCCCAAGATGCTGATGACACACTCGCTGTCAG GTCTGAGATCGAAGTGGACGGTGTTGTGGTCAGTATGGTTCACTGCTTCCAGTCCGGCACTGTGGCTCTACAGCTGGAGGATGGACAGATCAGGAAGCTGCTCTGGG ACTGTCCTGAGCTGTCAGTGGAGGATTGGCGTGACTCCAGTGGATGTAGCATCAACTTCCCTGTCTCCTGCGTTCAGACGGCCCTGTGCAGCATCAGTGGGGAG GAATGTGTACTCGGCCTCACAGACAGATCCCACCTGTACGCCGGAGACACAGAG CTGGCCTCCAATATTTCCTCCTTTGTGGTTTGCAATGACTTCCTCCTCATCACCACACACTCCCACACCTGTCGCTGCCTCCAACTGAGCACGCTCAGTGTCAAAG GGCTGCAGGCAGCTTTGGCCTCAGATGGAGGTCAGAATGATGAGACACTGCGGCGGGTGGAGAGAGGATCCAGGATTGTCACTGTGGTCCCACAAGACACCAGAGTGATTCTACAG ATGCCTCGTGGTAACCTGGAGACTGTGCATCATCGAGCACTGTTGTTGGCTCAGCTCAGAAAGTGGTTAGACAG tttgagGTTCAGAGATGCCTTTGAGTGTATGAAGAAGCTGAGGATCAACATGAACTTAATTTACGACCACAACCCAAAG GTTTTCCTGGAGAACATAGAGACCTTCATCACACAACTGAGCTCCATCAACCACATCAACCTCTTCCTCACTGAGCTCAA GGAGGAGGATACGACCAGCAGCATGTACCCCCGTCCTGAAGGCAGCCCGGTCCAGACCCAGCCTGTTTCTGGGCAGAAGAAGGTGGATGTAGTTTGTGATGCTTTACGGAGCACCATGGAATCAATGGGTCCAAACAA GTTCTTTCTGTCCATCCTGACGGCTCACGTGAAGAAGACGGTTCCAGAGTTGGAGATTGCTCTGCAGAAAGTCCATGAGCTTCGAG TGAACCCCCCTGACAGTCCTGGTGCTGTGAGTGCCGAAGAGGCGTTGAAgtacctcctcttcctcgtcaaTGTGAACGACCTATATGAACACTCTCTGGGAACATACGACTTTGATCTCGTGCTCATGGTGGCCGAGAAATCCCAGAAG GACCCTAAAGAGTACCTTCCTTTCCTAAACATGCTGAAGAGTCTGGAACCAAACTACCAGCGCTACACCATCGACAAACACCTGAAACGCTACAGGAAGGCCCTGCAGCACCTCAGCAAGTGTG GAGATGAACATTTCCCTGAAGCTTTGCAACTCGTGAAGGAGCAGAAACTGTACAGTGAAGCTCTGCGACTGTACACAGCAGACGGACCTCACTAcaag GCTCTGAGCTGTGCTTATGCCCAGCACCTGGTGGAGCAGCAACAGGCGGAGCAGGCCGGCCTGTTGCTATGGCGATGTGGAGAGTTAACCAGCGCCCTGCAGGCGTTCGCCGGCAGCTCCAGTTGGAGAAACGCTATCTGTGTGGCGCAGCAAATGCCTCTACCACCGGACCAGTTAGCGCTGCTCGCCAGAGACCTGGCAG AGAAGCTGACTGAACAGCGACGGTACTcagaagctgctctgctgttggaCCAGTATGCCAAA GACTGTGAGGAGGCCATCTTAGCTCTGATCACAGGTGCCATCTGGGAGGAGGCGCTCCGATTG ATTTATATGCACAACAGACAGGACATCACTGAAACCAACCTCAAACCTGCTCTGTTGGAAG CTGTCAGCGCCCAGGCCGCCTTTCTGGAGGCTCAAGCAGCAACATTCAGCCGGCACCGGACCCGACTGGCTGTGGTCCGAGAGCAGAAAGAGAAGGCCAGACTGGACATGCTGG ATGAGGATGGTCCAGACTGTCCTGATGCTGAGCTTTACTCTGAAGCCAGCAGTGTGATGACCGGCTCCAAATACTCCCAGAGTAACTCCCGCGTCTCCtc GAGATCATCAAAGAACCGTCGCAAAGCAGAGCGGAAGAAGCTGAGTCTGAAGGAAGGAAGCCCGATGGAGGACAGGGCGCTGATGTATGCTCTGAGTGAGATCATCATCACTGTGGACAAGATGAGAG AGGAAGTACACAGCCTGCTGAAGGCCCTGGTGCTGTTCCAGTTTGATAAACAGGCGGAGAAGATACAGCTGACCTACGAGGAGGCTCTGCAGATGATGGAGGCAGCAGTCCCTGAGGTGTGGCCTGAAGGGCTGCAGAACAGTCAAGCTCCG CTCACTGGGCCAAACTCGACTGCAAACAGCATCATGGCTtctttccagcagcagcagcagcagagacctGCAGCTTCACAACAAG CTGCTGAGGTCCCGACGCCACCAAAGATGAGAAACGGTGTCAAGTGGAAGCTCACTGTTCTTACATAA